From the genome of Leptospira langatensis:
AGGCCGGAGAGGTCGGAACAGATGGCAAAGGAGATCCTTTCCTGGAAGGAATTCCCGGCGGATCTTATACTATGTACGGGAGAGGGCACCTCTGTATTCGCGAACTCGGCGCGTAAGTTGGGATCCGGTCCGGATCGATTGGTCTTATTAGAAGATACAGATATCTCAAACGTCTTTCTGAAATTAGAAGAGTTGGTCTCTTCGAAAGCCTTGGTAGTCGGCCTCGGAAATATAGGCGGGCTTGGGATACAATTCGTCCAATCCTTACAAAAGAAAGAAGGCTTGGTCCAAGTATAATGGATTTATTAAGTATATCCATAGGGCTCGGTCTCGGGGTCAGCCTTTTCTTTTCCGAGTTTTTTGGGATTGCGGGAGGGTTAGTCGTCCCCGGATATTTTGCATTGCAATTGCAAAACCCGATCAGCATTCTACTCACTCTTCTTATAAGTCTACTCGTGTTCTGGTCCGGCAAGGTTCTTTCCGGTTTCACGATCCTGTATGGAAAAAGAAGGACTGCCATTCTGCTCCTACTTGGATTTATCTTGGATGCTGCTTGCAACGAATGGATCTTTCCTTTCTTATTCTCTTCGTTAAGATCCGACTTTCCGATCCTTTCTTCGGAAGCAAGAGCGATCGGTCATATCATTCCCGGGCTCATTGCTGTTTGGATGGATAGGCAAGGTTGTATAGAGACGATCGCTTCTCTACTCGGTGCTTCCGTCATCGTTCGTTTACTCCTGATCTTATTTTTGGGAAAGGAGTTAATTTCTTGAAGGGAATGTATTGGAGATCCTCTCCTCGTTCGGTAGGATATTATTTAGCCTTCGGGATCTTTTCCCTCTTTGTTTTGTATTTAGTAGAGACTTACAAAGAAGAAAAAACGCAATCGCATAGTGAGGAAAAATTAGAAGCCTCTCGGTTGGCTTTACGCGCATTCCAAGAAATTAAAAAGATCCAAGTGGAGAGAGGAAAAGAGATCCGCTCCGAATTCGATCCGTCAAATTCAGGTTTGATCGGTGAATTCTTTACCCCAGTCACAAGCAATTTAGGGGTACTGAGGGCAAAACAGATCTCTATGAATCCGAACTTTGCAGCCCTTATTCTGGAGGACCTCTTTCGTGGCGGAGTAAGACGAGGCGATACGATCGCTATCGCATTCTCCGGATCCTTTCCTGCCTTGAATATTTGCGTGTATTCTGCCGCCAAGGTATTGGATCTAAAAGTAGTCTCTATTTCTAGTCTTTCTTCTTCTCAATGGGGAGCGAACGATCCGGGACTTCTCTGGGCCGATATGGAGAGAGAATTAGAGAAACGGAATATTCTTCCATATAGATCGATCGCTCTTAGTTTGGGAGGAGTGGAGGATCGCGCTCTTGGGATCCCGAAGGAAGGAATAATGCTTTTGGAAAAGGCAGCTCTGAGGAATACCTTGCCCTTGGTCGTAAGTAATTCCTATTCCCAAAGTCTCGAAGAAAGAAGAAGACTATACGAGTCTGTTCTTCCGATCTCTCAATATAAGGCATATATCAATGTGGGAGGAGGAACCGTTTCCGTCGGAACCCAGTCCGGTTCGAGGGAATTTTCTCCCGGGTTGAATCTAAAACCTCCCGTTTCTTCGAGATCTAGAGACTCTGTGATGAGGGACTTTAGTGAAAAAGGGGTTCCTGTACTTCATTTAGTCAGTATAGAGACATTAGCGAGGGAAAACGGGTTTCCTACTTCTTTCTCGAAGATCCCTATGCCAGGGGAAGGAAAGATATTCAAGACCCTAGAGTATCATCTATGGTTAGTCTTGCTTGGTCTTGCCTCATTGCTGGTTATGCTCTACGTATTTTTTAGGACGGACTCTTTCTTAGAAGAGGACAAGGACCAATCCCTTTAGGATTTTAGAAAATTATAAATTTCAGCGTCTCTTACCGCATCTTCCAAGAGGACGCATTCGTAATGGTTCTTGTCCTTCAATTCTAGGACTTGCAGATCCTTGATCTTCTCTTTCATTTTTCGGATGGCAGAATTCGGGAGTAATTCGTCTCCCGGTTTGAAATTGGGTTTTAAGGCGCGGATGACTAATACTGGAAAATCCAGCGCCCAATATGGCATGACCCGATTCTCTCGAACGGATCGGATGAATTCGATCGGACTCTTTAGGAAACGCAATGCGATCCCGGAAAGGGTCATAGAACCTCCCATACTCTTCAATTCGGATTCGATCACAAATGGGGGAATGGAACAAAGCACTGGACCGAAAGGCCTAGTTTCTCCCTTTGGCATTAGAGAAGGACTGAGTGTTCCCGAAGATTCCAATTCGTACAATAAGAAATCCTGAATATTCTCGTTCCAAGCGGAAAGAATAGGGGACTTCTTAGCTTCCTCTAAATAGACTTCCTTGTTCGGGATATTTCTCCCGAGTCTGGCTAAGGAACTTTGGATCATGATCAGATTGGAGATCTTTCGTTTGACGGATAATTCTCCGCCACCGTCTACGAGGATCGCCTTGTCTATAAAGCCGGGATACTTTTCTGCAAGCCTAAGAGTGATCCAACTTCCCAAAGAATGAGAGAGAACGAAGATCTTTCCATACCCAAGAAAGTTCGCGAGTTCTTTCAGGTCCTGGGCATGTATCTTAGGGGAGTATTCCGTTTTAGGTTTATCCGACTTTCCTCTTCCTCTTAGATCGTAAGTAATTACTGTGATGCCTTTCTTAGAAAGACTCTTTGCGATCGGTTCGAAGTTTCGGAGATTTCCGGTCAGGCCATGAACACAGAAGAGGGGAATTTGGGATTTGCCTGGAAAGATCTGGTAAGCGATTCGGATCCCGGAAGGAAGTTCTGCGATTTTAGGATCCGAACCAATTTGTAACATTCGAAAAAGTTTAAGAGATCTCGGCTCCTAATCGTATTAAGACGCCTTCTAGATTTTTTTCCATTTCTTGCCTAAATGCAAGATGGAGTAAAGCAATCTTTTCTCTTTTTTTCGTGGCAAGAAAACCGCTTTCTTCTCTTTCTAATGTAAACCAGATGCGGGATTCGCCTAACCCGCTAAAGCGTATGCAGAAATCATCATCCTTCAGATCGAATTTTGTGATCCTTCCCAATTCCCCACCCGCAAGTGCGCGGGTGAGTTTGTGCAAGAAGGATTCGGGATCGGAACCCTGAACTCGAATTAGATCCATGATCAGACCGCAAGCATGTAGATGCCTTGGAATAGGCCTACGATCGCTCCCAGCACGGAACCGATCAGGATCAAAACATATTCATCTTCTTGGAAGGCGGATCTTAAGATAGGTTCGAATTCTTCCGGAGGGAGATCCTTCATTCTCTTGAACATATTGTTCTCTATGCTCATGGCTCTTCCCATATACGTCTCAAGTTTAGTGGAACTTCCTGCAAGTGAATCGCTTACTTTACGGATAACCTCTTTCTTGGTATTCTCGAAATCGGAATCTTCTCCTTTATTCTCCGCGTCCAACACCCCGCCTAGGTTCAAACGCTGTGCTGCCGATTCTGTTTCCGTTTGGATGGTCTCGACTAGGGTTCTTGCCGCTCTCTTGTATAAGATCTCTTCGAGCACGTTTCTTGCGGTCAACACTTGGGTTGCAAATACGTTGGAATATTTCTTGGAAACTTCTTCTTGTCTGGCTAAGAATAAGCCTCTGTATTTGATGGGCCCTAGTCTCTTTTCATAAAGCGGACGAAAGATCATGGTAAGCGCCACCCAGTTCGTGATATAACCTACGATGACACCTTGGATGGGAAGGGTCCACCAGATC
Proteins encoded in this window:
- the pgsC gene encoding poly-gamma-glutamate biosynthesis protein PgsC — its product is MDLLSISIGLGLGVSLFFSEFFGIAGGLVVPGYFALQLQNPISILLTLLISLLVFWSGKVLSGFTILYGKRRTAILLLLGFILDAACNEWIFPFLFSSLRSDFPILSSEARAIGHIIPGLIAVWMDRQGCIETIASLLGASVIVRLLLILFLGKELIS
- the pgsW gene encoding poly-gamma-glutamate system protein; this encodes MYWRSSPRSVGYYLAFGIFSLFVLYLVETYKEEKTQSHSEEKLEASRLALRAFQEIKKIQVERGKEIRSEFDPSNSGLIGEFFTPVTSNLGVLRAKQISMNPNFAALILEDLFRGGVRRGDTIAIAFSGSFPALNICVYSAAKVLDLKVVSISSLSSSQWGANDPGLLWADMERELEKRNILPYRSIALSLGGVEDRALGIPKEGIMLLEKAALRNTLPLVVSNSYSQSLEERRRLYESVLPISQYKAYINVGGGTVSVGTQSGSREFSPGLNLKPPVSSRSRDSVMRDFSEKGVPVLHLVSIETLARENGFPTSFSKIPMPGEGKIFKTLEYHLWLVLLGLASLLVMLYVFFRTDSFLEEDKDQSL
- a CDS encoding alpha/beta fold hydrolase → MLQIGSDPKIAELPSGIRIAYQIFPGKSQIPLFCVHGLTGNLRNFEPIAKSLSKKGITVITYDLRGRGKSDKPKTEYSPKIHAQDLKELANFLGYGKIFVLSHSLGSWITLRLAEKYPGFIDKAILVDGGGELSVKRKISNLIMIQSSLARLGRNIPNKEVYLEEAKKSPILSAWNENIQDFLLYELESSGTLSPSLMPKGETRPFGPVLCSIPPFVIESELKSMGGSMTLSGIALRFLKSPIEFIRSVRENRVMPYWALDFPVLVIRALKPNFKPGDELLPNSAIRKMKEKIKDLQVLELKDKNHYECVLLEDAVRDAEIYNFLKS